From Synechococcus sp. A10-1-5-1, a single genomic window includes:
- a CDS encoding response regulator transcription factor, producing MSLESDTQPDVTPAAPARLLLVDDEPGLRTAVQAYLEDEGFAVTTAVDGEDGWAKAQELLPDVVISDVMMPRLDGYGLLRKLREDERLGGTPVIFLTAKGMTADRIEGFQAGCDDYIPKPFDPDELVARVHNVVKRQERLLTEAARFADADIGQMAKQITEIRSLLATGGSKQPTAAVKHEFTPREASVLQLVAEGMMNKEIARRLETSIRNVEKYVSRLFTKTGTASRTELVRYALENGLVE from the coding sequence ATGAGCCTCGAATCCGACACCCAGCCCGACGTCACGCCAGCGGCTCCAGCGCGCTTGCTGCTGGTGGATGACGAACCGGGGTTGCGCACCGCTGTACAGGCCTACCTCGAAGACGAGGGGTTTGCGGTGACAACGGCCGTCGATGGTGAGGACGGCTGGGCCAAGGCCCAGGAGTTGTTGCCGGATGTGGTGATCAGTGACGTGATGATGCCCCGCCTGGATGGCTATGGCCTGCTGCGGAAACTCCGCGAGGACGAGCGCCTGGGCGGCACGCCCGTGATTTTTTTGACGGCCAAGGGGATGACGGCCGATCGCATCGAGGGCTTTCAGGCCGGCTGCGACGACTACATCCCCAAGCCCTTCGACCCCGATGAACTGGTGGCGCGGGTGCACAACGTGGTCAAGCGCCAGGAACGGCTGCTGACCGAAGCCGCCCGCTTTGCCGATGCCGACATCGGCCAGATGGCGAAGCAGATCACCGAGATCCGCTCCCTACTGGCCACCGGTGGCAGTAAGCAGCCGACCGCGGCGGTGAAGCACGAGTTCACCCCCCGGGAAGCCTCGGTGCTGCAACTGGTGGCGGAGGGAATGATGAACAAAGAGATCGCTCGGCGCCTGGAGACCTCGATCCGCAACGTCGAGAAGTACGTCAGCCGGCTGTTCACCAAGACCGGCACCGCGAGTCGCACGGAATTGGTGCGCTACGCCTTGGAAAACGGCCTGGTTGAGTAA
- a CDS encoding DUF2752 domain-containing protein, which translates to MGANCGSNVCLAYPLRRFLQRIQSSGYLLPAGLTGSLWLKGLHPGLPGWSCPLRALTGIPCPTCYLTRATAASLTGNLDGALELHAFGPVMAGLLIGWSVLSIRQRRLLPRGIPAWPLGAMALALLGYWLLRLGVSLGGWLGPGLLHFPLAQLS; encoded by the coding sequence TTGGGGGCAAACTGTGGCAGCAATGTCTGTCTTGCCTACCCCCTGCGTCGATTTCTTCAACGGATTCAAAGCAGCGGCTATCTCCTGCCGGCTGGCCTCACCGGGTCCCTCTGGCTGAAGGGGCTGCACCCGGGCTTGCCGGGATGGAGCTGCCCCCTGCGGGCCCTCACTGGAATCCCCTGTCCGACCTGCTACCTGACCCGCGCCACCGCCGCGAGCTTGACCGGCAACCTGGATGGAGCGCTGGAGCTCCATGCCTTTGGGCCCGTGATGGCTGGGCTCTTAATCGGCTGGTCCGTGCTCTCCATCCGCCAGCGCCGCTTGCTGCCGCGAGGGATCCCGGCTTGGCCCCTCGGCGCGATGGCCTTGGCCCTGCTGGGCTACTGGCTGCTGCGACTCGGGGTGAGTCTTGGTGGGTGGCTAGGCCCAGGGCTTCTGCACTTTCCGCTGGCGCAGCTCAGCTAA
- a CDS encoding cysteine desulfurase family protein: MGSGVTYLDYQSTTPCDPAVVEAMARWWTEDFANPASRLHRPGLTAAAVVQQSRAAIAGSLGFAPEELIFCSGASEANNLAIKGVAEAELQRGGTRRRLVCLATEHRAVLDPLRYLAGHGFELICLPPQVDGLIDLQRLEQALNPQTLLVSVMAANNEIGVLQPLAAIAELCRRRQVLFHCDGAQAVGHIPLQARELGIDLLSLSGHKLYGPKGIGALAIAPGIELAPQQHGGSQERGLRAGTLPVPLIVGLARAVELAEADREKRGQRLAQLRDALWERCQALGGIQRNGAAAPCLPHNLNISIEGVEGNALHQGLRRSLAVSSGSACAAGEPSHVLQALGRSRLEAAASVRFSLGRPSTSTEVERAGDVLEETLKTLRRA, encoded by the coding sequence ATGGGCTCCGGCGTCACCTACCTCGACTATCAATCCACCACCCCCTGCGATCCGGCGGTGGTGGAGGCGATGGCGCGCTGGTGGACCGAGGACTTCGCCAACCCCGCCAGTCGCCTGCATCGGCCTGGGCTCACCGCTGCCGCCGTGGTCCAGCAGTCCAGGGCCGCGATCGCCGGCAGCCTGGGCTTCGCCCCCGAGGAGCTGATCTTCTGCAGCGGAGCCAGCGAAGCCAACAACCTGGCGATCAAAGGTGTGGCGGAGGCGGAATTACAGCGCGGCGGAACCCGCCGGCGCCTGGTCTGCCTGGCAACCGAGCACCGGGCTGTCCTCGATCCCCTGCGCTACCTCGCGGGGCACGGCTTTGAGCTGATCTGCCTACCGCCCCAGGTCGATGGTCTGATCGACTTGCAACGGCTCGAGCAGGCCCTCAACCCGCAGACGCTTCTGGTGAGCGTCATGGCCGCCAACAATGAGATCGGCGTGCTTCAGCCGCTCGCGGCCATCGCTGAGCTCTGCCGCAGGCGCCAGGTCCTCTTCCACTGCGATGGGGCCCAAGCGGTCGGACACATCCCCCTGCAGGCACGCGAGCTCGGCATCGACCTGCTCAGCCTCAGCGGTCACAAGCTGTATGGCCCGAAAGGAATCGGGGCCCTGGCCATCGCCCCAGGAATTGAGCTGGCCCCCCAGCAACACGGGGGCAGCCAAGAGCGGGGGCTGCGGGCGGGCACCCTGCCGGTGCCCTTGATCGTCGGCCTGGCCAGAGCAGTGGAGCTGGCCGAGGCGGATCGAGAAAAGCGGGGCCAGCGGCTCGCTCAGCTCCGCGATGCCCTCTGGGAGCGTTGCCAAGCCCTGGGGGGAATCCAGCGCAACGGTGCCGCAGCCCCCTGCCTGCCCCACAACCTCAACATCAGCATCGAGGGAGTCGAGGGGAACGCCCTGCATCAAGGCCTACGCCGCAGCCTTGCGGTCAGCAGCGGCTCCGCCTGCGCCGCGGGCGAACCCTCCCACGTGCTCCAAGCCCTGGGCCGCAGTCGCCTGGAGGCGGCGGCCTCGGTGCGCTTCAGCCTGGGGCGCCCAAGCACCAGCACCGAGGTGGAGCGCGCCGGAGACGTCCTGGAGGAAACGCTCAAGACCCTGCGGCGGGCCTAG
- the rsmH gene encoding 16S rRNA (cytosine(1402)-N(4))-methyltransferase RsmH: MVQAFDHVPVLAAQVMASFAALEPLLQERGGGLLIDCTLGGGGHSALLLEAHPSLRLVGLDQDPTARQAAAERLAPFGDRVRVVATNFADYQPEEPALAVMADLGVSSPQLDVAERGFSFRQDGPLDMRMNPQAGETAAELIERLDETELADLIYAYGEERLSRRIARKIKEHLSEQGPFAGTDALAYLVAGCYAPKARRGRIHPATRTFQALRIAVNDELGVLDRLLQQAPDWLSPGGLMGVISFHSLEDRRVKTAFSSDERLQRVTRKPETAGEEEQSSNPRSRSAKWRVARRRDLS, encoded by the coding sequence CTGGTTCAGGCCTTTGACCACGTGCCTGTGCTGGCAGCACAGGTGATGGCCAGTTTCGCTGCGCTGGAACCCCTTTTGCAGGAGCGGGGTGGTGGTCTGCTGATCGATTGCACCCTCGGTGGCGGCGGCCACAGCGCCCTGTTGCTCGAGGCCCATCCCAGCCTGCGCTTGGTGGGGTTGGACCAGGACCCCACCGCCCGGCAGGCGGCGGCGGAACGCCTGGCGCCCTTTGGTGATCGGGTCAGGGTCGTCGCCACCAACTTCGCGGACTACCAGCCCGAGGAGCCGGCCCTGGCGGTCATGGCGGATTTAGGCGTCAGCAGCCCCCAGTTGGATGTGGCGGAGCGGGGCTTCAGTTTTCGCCAGGACGGTCCCCTGGACATGCGGATGAATCCCCAGGCCGGGGAGACCGCGGCGGAGCTGATCGAGCGACTGGATGAGACGGAGCTGGCGGACCTGATCTACGCCTATGGCGAGGAGCGGCTCTCCCGGCGCATTGCCCGCAAGATCAAGGAGCACCTGAGCGAACAGGGTCCCTTTGCTGGGACCGATGCCCTGGCCTACTTGGTGGCGGGTTGCTATGCCCCCAAGGCGCGCCGGGGACGGATCCACCCGGCGACGCGCACCTTTCAGGCCCTGCGGATTGCTGTGAACGATGAACTGGGGGTCCTGGATCGCCTGTTGCAGCAGGCCCCCGATTGGTTAAGCCCCGGCGGGCTGATGGGGGTGATCAGCTTTCACTCCCTCGAGGATCGCCGCGTCAAGACCGCCTTCAGCAGCGATGAGCGGCTGCAACGGGTGACCCGAAAACCAGAAACGGCTGGAGAGGAGGAGCAGAGCTCCAACCCTCGCAGCCGTTCCGCCAAATGGCGCGTCGCTAGGCGGCGCGATCTGAGTTGA
- a CDS encoding RluA family pseudouridine synthase, protein MSKDWLPAALNSGHRYRDRVQAAAASTVGYYAERYVHSDPSVWRERLAAGEIWCNGQQLRADVALAAGDQLLWHRPPWEEAAVPVLSQHAVVFDDGDLLVLNKPSGLPVLPAGGFLEHTLLTQLRSWAPKARPVHRLGRFTSGVLVCARQRSTRANLSARLRESTADVTVRRGCLKVYRALTEPLPADWGLGETRPIETPIGLRPHPLLGQLWCAALAGDACALASRSALTLLERQPGRCLVEVEIATGRPHQIRIHTAAIGSPLLGDPLYLPGGEARAEVLPGAGGYQLHAHRLSLEPEGLSLEAPLPSGLLEGQQP, encoded by the coding sequence TTGAGTAAGGACTGGCTGCCGGCGGCCCTGAACAGCGGTCACCGCTACCGGGACCGGGTCCAGGCGGCCGCTGCCAGCACGGTTGGCTACTACGCCGAGCGCTATGTCCATTCCGATCCATCGGTCTGGAGGGAGCGTCTGGCCGCCGGTGAGATCTGGTGCAACGGCCAACAGCTCCGGGCCGATGTGGCGTTGGCCGCCGGGGATCAACTGCTCTGGCATCGGCCCCCCTGGGAGGAGGCCGCCGTGCCGGTGCTGAGCCAGCACGCGGTCGTCTTTGATGACGGCGATCTGCTGGTGCTGAACAAACCCAGCGGTCTGCCGGTGTTGCCCGCCGGGGGCTTCTTGGAGCACACGCTGCTGACGCAGCTGCGGTCCTGGGCCCCGAAGGCCCGGCCCGTGCATCGCCTGGGGCGATTCACCTCCGGGGTGTTGGTCTGCGCGCGGCAGCGCTCAACCCGCGCCAACCTGAGCGCGCGCCTGCGGGAGAGCACCGCAGATGTCACTGTCCGTCGGGGCTGCCTGAAGGTCTACCGGGCGTTGACCGAACCGTTGCCGGCCGATTGGGGGCTGGGGGAGACCCGCCCGATCGAGACCCCGATTGGTTTGCGGCCCCACCCCCTGCTGGGGCAGTTGTGGTGCGCGGCCTTGGCCGGTGATGCGTGCGCCCTGGCCTCCCGCAGCGCCTTGACCTTGCTCGAGCGCCAGCCGGGTCGCTGCTTGGTGGAGGTGGAGATCGCCACGGGACGGCCCCACCAGATCAGGATTCACACGGCCGCCATCGGATCTCCTCTGCTGGGGGATCCCCTCTATCTGCCGGGGGGAGAGGCGCGCGCTGAGGTGCTTCCCGGAGCTGGCGGCTACCAGCTCCATGCCCACCGACTCAGTCTGGAGCCGGAGGGGCTTTCCCTCGAGGCGCCCCTGCCCTCAGGCCTTCTCGAAGGCCAGCAGCCGTGA
- a CDS encoding TM2 domain-containing protein codes for MAESNLTEASNKKLAAGLLAIFLGSLGVHKFVLGYNTAGLIMLLVTVLTCGVAGFVMGVIGIIEGIIYLTKTPQEFELTYLQNSKEWF; via the coding sequence ATGGCTGAGAGCAACCTCACCGAAGCCAGCAACAAAAAGCTCGCGGCGGGCTTGCTTGCGATCTTCTTGGGCTCACTTGGCGTGCACAAATTTGTGCTGGGCTACAACACTGCTGGCTTGATCATGCTGCTTGTCACCGTCTTGACCTGTGGCGTTGCGGGCTTCGTGATGGGTGTGATTGGAATCATTGAGGGAATCATTTATCTAACGAAAACACCGCAAGAGTTTGAATTGACTTATCTGCAGAACAGCAAAGAGTGGTTTTGA
- a CDS encoding NAD(P)H-quinone oxidoreductase subunit H, with protein sequence MTQLETRTEPMVVNFGPHHPSMHGVLRLVVTLDGEDVVDCEPVIGYLHRGMEKIAENRTNVMFVPYVSRMDYAAGMFYEAIVVNAPERLANVPVPRRASYIRVLMLELNRIANHLLWLGPFLADVGAQTPFFYIFREREMIYDLWEAATGQRLINNNYFRIGGVAADLPYGWLDKCLDFCDWFGPKIDEYEKLITNNPIFRKRIEGLGTISREQAINWSLSGPMLRASGVPWDLRKVDHYECYDDFDWDVAWEKEGDCFARYRVRIEEMRQSLKILRQACQMIPGGPTENLEARRMAEGKRSEFAGFDYQIVAKKVAPTFKIPNGELYTRLESGKGEIGVFLQGNNDVTPWRFKIRAADFTNLQILPHILKGAKVADIMAILGSIDVIMGSVDR encoded by the coding sequence ATGACGCAGCTGGAAACGCGCACGGAGCCGATGGTGGTGAACTTCGGGCCCCACCACCCCTCGATGCACGGGGTGTTGCGGCTTGTGGTCACCCTGGACGGTGAGGACGTGGTGGATTGCGAGCCGGTCATCGGCTACCTCCACCGCGGCATGGAGAAGATCGCCGAGAACCGCACGAACGTGATGTTCGTGCCCTACGTCAGCCGCATGGATTACGCGGCGGGCATGTTCTACGAAGCCATCGTGGTCAACGCCCCGGAGCGCCTGGCCAATGTGCCGGTGCCGAGGCGCGCCAGCTACATCCGCGTGTTGATGCTCGAGCTCAACCGCATCGCCAACCACCTGCTCTGGCTTGGCCCCTTCCTGGCGGACGTGGGAGCCCAGACGCCGTTCTTCTACATCTTCCGCGAGCGGGAGATGATCTACGACCTCTGGGAAGCCGCCACCGGTCAACGGCTGATTAACAACAACTACTTCCGCATCGGTGGTGTCGCCGCGGACCTGCCCTACGGCTGGCTGGACAAGTGCCTGGACTTCTGCGATTGGTTCGGCCCGAAGATCGACGAATACGAAAAGCTGATCACCAACAACCCGATCTTCCGCAAGCGGATTGAGGGTCTCGGCACCATCAGCCGCGAACAAGCGATCAACTGGAGCCTCTCCGGCCCCATGCTGCGGGCGTCCGGGGTGCCCTGGGACCTGCGAAAGGTCGACCACTATGAGTGCTACGACGACTTCGACTGGGATGTGGCCTGGGAGAAGGAAGGCGACTGCTTCGCCCGCTACCGCGTCCGCATCGAGGAGATGCGCCAGTCGCTGAAGATCCTGCGCCAGGCCTGCCAGATGATCCCCGGCGGCCCCACCGAGAACCTCGAGGCGCGGCGCATGGCCGAGGGCAAGCGCAGCGAATTTGCCGGCTTCGACTATCAAATCGTCGCCAAGAAAGTGGCGCCCACCTTCAAGATCCCCAACGGCGAGCTTTACACCCGCCTGGAATCAGGCAAGGGGGAAATCGGGGTCTTCCTTCAGGGCAACAACGACGTGACGCCCTGGCGCTTCAAGATCCGTGCGGCCGACTTCACCAACCTGCAGATCCTTCCCCACATCCTCAAAGGGGCCAAGGTGGCAGACATCATGGCGATCCTGGGCTCGATCGACGTGATCATGGGCTCGGTTGACCGCTAA
- a CDS encoding thioesterase family protein → MNPNSWLMLCRSVRFGETDAAGVMHFQQLLRWCHEAYEESLERFGLTAAEIFPTPGCTPEIALPIVHCSADFRRPLICGSPLAIGLKPTRLDPGCFEVRYSFSSDDQLVAEGLTRHVAIRADGRQRCELPQGINRWLEASALQGGIQPL, encoded by the coding sequence ATGAATCCGAACAGCTGGTTGATGCTTTGCCGCAGCGTGCGTTTCGGTGAAACCGACGCGGCAGGAGTGATGCACTTCCAACAGCTCCTGCGTTGGTGCCATGAGGCCTATGAAGAAAGCCTCGAACGCTTTGGCCTGACCGCCGCCGAGATTTTTCCCACCCCCGGCTGCACACCCGAGATCGCCCTTCCGATCGTTCACTGCAGCGCCGATTTTCGCCGGCCCTTGATCTGCGGCTCACCGCTTGCCATCGGCCTGAAGCCCACGCGGCTGGATCCTGGCTGCTTTGAAGTCCGCTACAGCTTCAGCAGCGACGACCAGCTCGTCGCTGAGGGGCTCACTCGCCATGTGGCCATCCGCGCCGACGGACGGCAACGCTGTGAGTTACCACAAGGCATCAATCGTTGGCTGGAAGCCTCTGCCTTGCAAGGCGGGATTCAGCCCCTTTAG
- a CDS encoding AMP-binding protein gives MGGGSGMNGIEVLLDQGDRAALAEQLRQLWREGLTTAVVRPQERAQLEPLLAAALPQGVGPALVLGTGGSTGARHWCLQPMAHLQRAARATAEWLQGIGIDPGGCELLNPLPLHHISGLMPLVRAEQWEVPLRFLPPQWLREPALLAQQAPLAGERQALVSLVPTQLQRLLEDPRGLAWLQGCALIWVGGAALPQPLAEACRREGLPLAPCYGSTETGAMVVAQAPQAFLAGESGCGQPLPHAELRLEPSSGALQIRSDSLAAALWSGEVWQPLPLQQGWWSSGDLARLDARGLQLLGRRDGAIQSGAETVFPEQVEQALLRLLKDAAIGIDGLLLLPQDDPLWGARLLALVRPAEPQDWPALERSLRHLAEQLPPPQRPRQWLLCEGLERNAMGKWERQRWRQWLASRP, from the coding sequence GTGGGAGGCGGCAGCGGCATGAATGGGATCGAGGTGCTGCTGGATCAGGGGGATCGCGCTGCCTTGGCCGAGCAGCTTCGTCAGCTTTGGCGCGAAGGCCTGACCACAGCGGTGGTCAGGCCCCAGGAGAGAGCCCAGCTGGAGCCTCTGCTGGCGGCGGCGCTGCCGCAAGGCGTGGGGCCGGCCTTGGTTCTGGGGACCGGCGGCAGCACCGGTGCGCGCCATTGGTGCCTGCAGCCCATGGCTCACCTGCAGCGAGCGGCCAGGGCCACGGCCGAATGGCTTCAGGGCATCGGCATTGATCCAGGGGGCTGTGAGCTGCTGAACCCCCTGCCGCTGCATCACATCAGTGGCCTGATGCCCCTGGTTCGTGCTGAGCAGTGGGAGGTCCCGTTGCGGTTTCTGCCGCCGCAGTGGCTGCGGGAACCGGCCCTGCTGGCGCAGCAGGCACCCTTGGCTGGCGAGCGGCAGGCGCTGGTGTCGCTGGTGCCCACCCAGCTGCAGCGGTTGCTGGAGGATCCGCGCGGCCTTGCCTGGCTGCAGGGCTGTGCCTTGATCTGGGTGGGGGGCGCGGCGTTGCCCCAGCCCTTGGCGGAGGCCTGCCGGCGGGAGGGCTTGCCCCTGGCCCCTTGCTACGGGAGCACGGAGACCGGGGCGATGGTGGTAGCCCAGGCACCGCAGGCTTTTCTGGCGGGGGAGAGCGGCTGCGGTCAGCCTCTGCCCCATGCCGAGTTGCGGCTGGAGCCCAGCAGTGGTGCGTTGCAGATCCGCAGCGACAGCCTGGCGGCGGCCCTCTGGTCTGGGGAGGTCTGGCAACCCCTGCCGCTGCAACAGGGCTGGTGGAGCAGTGGTGATCTGGCTCGATTGGATGCCAGGGGGCTTCAGCTGCTGGGCCGGCGCGATGGGGCGATCCAAAGCGGCGCTGAGACGGTGTTCCCCGAGCAGGTGGAGCAGGCGTTGCTCAGGCTGCTGAAAGACGCGGCCATTGGGATCGACGGGTTGCTGCTGCTGCCCCAGGACGACCCCCTTTGGGGGGCCCGCTTGCTCGCCCTGGTGCGGCCGGCCGAGCCGCAGGATTGGCCGGCCCTGGAGCGGAGCCTGCGGCACCTGGCTGAGCAGTTGCCCCCGCCCCAGCGGCCCCGCCAATGGCTGCTGTGTGAGGGCTTGGAGCGCAACGCGATGGGCAAGTGGGAGCGCCAGCGTTGGCGGCAATGGCTTGCGTCCCGGCCGTGA
- a CDS encoding DUF6790 family protein: MEALVRFLLADVPVWTLALALIIALAQTRRQWQLGRWAEASLLWIAFWVLGVAGIYGFIAHIAFGPFIAEQIGWPNSPFQNEVAYANLMMGILGFSSFVLRQRAYLMASMTAYCSWFFADGIGHVVSLFMDHNSAPSNAGSPLYTDLLTPVLVVVLIALSRSTRHRFR; encoded by the coding sequence ATGGAAGCACTGGTGAGATTTCTATTGGCCGATGTTCCTGTCTGGACGCTGGCCTTGGCGTTGATCATTGCTCTGGCTCAAACCCGTCGCCAGTGGCAGCTCGGGCGCTGGGCAGAGGCGTCCTTGCTTTGGATTGCTTTTTGGGTGTTGGGTGTTGCTGGCATCTATGGATTTATCGCCCACATTGCCTTTGGCCCCTTCATTGCCGAGCAAATTGGCTGGCCCAATAGTCCATTTCAAAACGAGGTGGCCTACGCCAATCTCATGATGGGGATCTTGGGATTCAGCAGTTTTGTGCTGCGCCAACGCGCTTACTTAATGGCGTCAATGACCGCTTACTGCAGCTGGTTTTTTGCAGATGGCATCGGGCATGTTGTGTCGCTGTTCATGGATCACAACAGCGCACCGTCGAACGCAGGAAGTCCTCTCTATACCGACCTGCTCACACCCGTTTTGGTTGTAGTGCTGATCGCGTTGAGTCGATCAACCCGCCACCGATTTCGTTAG
- the bchM gene encoding magnesium protoporphyrin IX methyltransferase, with translation MPADQLLNDKAAEKQAEKQEVKGYFETTGFDRWNRIYSESSDVNKVQRNIRIGHQKTVDNVLAWLQEQGNLGGRSFCDAGCGVGSLTLPLAQLGAGSIAASDLSEAMVNEAERRANEAGIAPGRVSYLASDLESLSGRYETVVCLDVFIHYPQEPAEEMVRHLASMAEKHLIVSFAPYTPVLAVLKKIGQLFPGPSKTTRAYTLREKGIVQAAEKAGFVLKRRSLNKAPFYFSRLLAFEKA, from the coding sequence ATGCCCGCCGATCAGCTCCTCAACGACAAGGCCGCGGAAAAGCAGGCCGAGAAGCAAGAGGTGAAGGGCTACTTCGAAACCACCGGTTTCGATCGCTGGAACCGCATCTACAGCGAGTCCAGTGACGTCAACAAGGTGCAGCGGAACATCCGCATCGGCCACCAGAAGACCGTCGACAACGTGCTGGCTTGGCTCCAGGAGCAGGGGAACCTGGGCGGCCGCAGCTTCTGTGATGCCGGCTGTGGCGTCGGCAGCCTCACGTTGCCCCTGGCCCAACTGGGGGCCGGCTCCATTGCCGCCTCAGACCTCTCGGAGGCCATGGTCAATGAAGCGGAGCGCCGGGCCAATGAAGCTGGGATCGCCCCTGGCCGCGTCAGCTACCTGGCCTCTGACCTGGAGAGCCTGAGCGGTCGCTACGAGACCGTGGTCTGCCTGGATGTCTTCATCCACTACCCCCAGGAACCAGCCGAGGAGATGGTTCGCCACCTCGCCTCCATGGCCGAGAAGCACCTGATCGTCAGCTTCGCTCCCTACACCCCGGTCCTGGCCGTGCTCAAAAAGATCGGCCAGCTCTTCCCCGGTCCAAGCAAGACCACCCGCGCCTACACCCTTCGCGAGAAGGGCATCGTCCAGGCCGCTGAAAAGGCAGGCTTCGTGCTCAAGCGCCGCAGCCTGAACAAGGCCCCCTTCTACTTCTCACGGCTGCTGGCCTTCGAGAAGGCCTGA